CCACTCAGACTCAGCTGGCTATGCTCCAGCTCCAGTTGGAGGCAGAAAGCACCGAATTTGAGCACCTCCTGGAAGAAGAGCGTCTCTACGCAGCCGGGGCGCAGCGCGACCAAGCGACCATCGCCCAGCTGCGTCAGGCCGACTAGCCTTACCCGTTGCGTTTCAATTCTCTGCTGACCCTCCTGAAACTATGAGAACCCCTACCATGACGCAAGCGAATCAACCAAACCAGGCGGAACCCGAACTCTGGCAACTGCGCCTATATGTCGCCGGGCAAACCCCCAAATCAGTGACGGCCTTTGCCAATTTAAAGCGGCTGTGTGAGGAATACATGCCAAATCAATACCGCATTGAAATTGTTGATCTCTTGCAGCACCCAGAGCTGGCTCAGCAAGACAAAATTTTGGCGATTCCTACCCTGGTACGGCGACTTCCTCCCCCAATTCGGCAAATTATTGGCGATTTATCTAACCAAGAGAAAGTCATTGTGGGGCTTGACATTCGGCCAGGAGGAAACAAAGCAACTATGGATAGTAGCAACCCTTAAACGTGACCACTCAACGTGAATGTTATGGTGAATGACTTGCCCCAAGACCCCATGAACGATCTGCTCCCAGACCAGGCTGTGTCGCCTGAGGAAAGCGATGCCCTAACGGCTAGTTTTGAGCAGGCGATCGCCCATGATGATCAGCAACACTACCTCCTGCGGTTGTTTGTGGCTGGTGCCACCCCGCGATCGATTCAGGCCCTAGAACGGCTCAAATCTCTCTGTGAAACCTATTTGCAAGGGCGCTATGAGCTAGAGGTCATTGATATCTACCAGGCACCGTCGGCGCTCGGAGCCGACAATATCGTGGCGATTCCCACGCTGGTCAAACAGTTGCCATTGCCCCTGCGACACATTGTGGGCGACCTGTCTGACACCGAAAAAGTCTTGAAGGGCTTAGACCTAATCCCGAAGGAGTGACGATTGGGGAAGGGCTAGGCCTGTCACAACCCCAACTAAAACACATTCTGTGGATTGACCTATGGGCAATGAACGAGATAGTGATAAAACCAAAGCCGAGCTGTTAGCCGAAATTCAGTCCCTACGCGATCGCCTGACCGCCAGCGAAGATACTCTGCGCGCGATCCAGAGTGGCGAGGTCGATGCGCTAGTGGTTTCGACCTCAGACGGGCCTCGCATTTTTACCCTGCAAACCGCTGACCAATCCTATCGGCTGCTGGTTGAAGAAATGCAGCAGGGCGCAGCCATTTTATCGGCTGAAGGGTTGATCGTATACGGCAATCAAAGCCTGGCCGATTTGTTACAGCGGCCCCTAGAGCACCTGATCGGCGCTCATTTTCAGCAGTTTCTATCGCTGCAAGACAGCCTGCTATTTCAATCGCGAACGGGAGCAGCGGCCCAGAAGGAAAACGATACCCTGGAGCTGTTTCTGATTTCCTCCAGTGGCGTTGAAATTCCGGCCTATATTACGATCAGCTCACTCAATGTTAATGAAGCATTGATGACCTGCGTGGTGATTACCGACCTCACCCAGCAAAAACGCCATGAAGAGACCTTGGCGGCGGAGCGGCTATCTCGGTTCATCCTAGAACAGGCGGGTGAGGCTATTCTCGTCTGCGATGCCGATGGCATCATTATTCGGGCGAGTCAGGTGGCCTGTGAACTCTGGGGGCAAAAACTGCTCGGGCAACCCTTTGATCGATTAGGCCTCATGTCTGCTGCGGCTCCATCGATGTCCCCAGAGGACCAAGACATTACCCCGCTTGAACCTGGCGCGGGGGCTCAGGCTCCCTTTGCGCTCGCTACTATCCTGGGGGGCGATCGCATTCAAGGGCTTGAGGTCGAGCTGCAAACTCCGCAGGGGCAGCACTTAAGTTTCATTCTCAGCGCTCGCCCCCTGGCGGATGTAGACA
This Candidatus Obscuribacterales bacterium DNA region includes the following protein-coding sequences:
- a CDS encoding circadian clock KaiB family protein; this translates as MTQANQPNQAEPELWQLRLYVAGQTPKSVTAFANLKRLCEEYMPNQYRIEIVDLLQHPELAQQDKILAIPTLVRRLPPPIRQIIGDLSNQEKVIVGLDIRPGGNKATMDSSNP
- a CDS encoding circadian clock KaiB family protein, encoding MVNDLPQDPMNDLLPDQAVSPEESDALTASFEQAIAHDDQQHYLLRLFVAGATPRSIQALERLKSLCETYLQGRYELEVIDIYQAPSALGADNIVAIPTLVKQLPLPLRHIVGDLSDTEKVLKGLDLIPKE
- a CDS encoding PAS domain-containing protein, which encodes MGNERDSDKTKAELLAEIQSLRDRLTASEDTLRAIQSGEVDALVVSTSDGPRIFTLQTADQSYRLLVEEMQQGAAILSAEGLIVYGNQSLADLLQRPLEHLIGAHFQQFLSLQDSLLFQSRTGAAAQKENDTLELFLISSSGVEIPAYITISSLNVNEALMTCVVITDLTQQKRHEETLAAERLSRFILEQAGEAILVCDADGIIIRASQVACELWGQKLLGQPFDRLGLMSAAAPSMSPEDQDITPLEPGAGAQAPFALATILGGDRIQGLEVELQTPQGQHLSFILSARPLADVDNQQLGAVVLLTDISARQRFEASLKSQQEQLQQQLAEIETIYQSAPIGLNVLDRELRFVRVNQKLAEMNGLSIKAHLGRTIRELLPNLADQAEAMLRPILETGEPLLNIEISGDTPAQPGVQRTWVESFWPLKDGDRIIGIST